One window of the Mycobacterium sp. SVM_VP21 genome contains the following:
- a CDS encoding DUF2631 domain-containing protein encodes MASTEVERHSGVDPVEVPSAAWGWSAINYRTWHIVGFGIVGFLLLMLRGNHIGHVEDYFLLGFAALTLFVVVRDIVGRNRGWLR; translated from the coding sequence GTGGCCAGTACCGAGGTGGAGCGCCACAGCGGGGTTGACCCTGTCGAGGTGCCGTCTGCGGCGTGGGGTTGGAGCGCCATCAACTACCGCACCTGGCACATCGTCGGCTTCGGCATCGTCGGCTTCCTGCTGCTCATGCTGCGCGGCAACCACATCGGCCACGTCGAGGACTACTTCCTGCTGGGATTCGCGGCGCTGACACTGTTCGTCGTGGTGCGCGACATCGTCGGCCGCAACCGCGGCTGGCTGCGCTAA
- the rlmN gene encoding 23S rRNA (adenine(2503)-C(2))-methyltransferase RlmN, with protein sequence MTQQLVFTAPRRALPPRHLADLDSEGVVAAVAELGLPAFRAKQLANQYYGRLIADPQQMTDLPAAVRSSVADALFPTLLTAASEIECDAGETRKTLWRAHDNTKFESVLMRYPRRNTVCISSQAGCGMACPFCATGQAGLTRNLSTAEILEQVRAASVELRDRDHGRLSNIVFMGMGEPLANYARVVAAVRRIIEPAPNGFGISARSVTVSTVGLAPAIRKLADERLGVTLALSLHTPDDELRDTLVPVNNRWKVSEALDAARYYADVTGRRVSVEYALIRDVNDQPWRADLLGKKLHKALGPLVHVNLIPLNPTPGSEWDASPKPVEREFVRRVRAQGVECTVRDTRGREIAAACGQLAAESD encoded by the coding sequence ATGACGCAACAGCTGGTGTTCACCGCACCGCGACGGGCACTGCCGCCGCGGCATCTGGCCGACCTCGACTCCGAAGGCGTGGTGGCCGCAGTCGCCGAGCTGGGGCTGCCGGCATTTCGGGCCAAGCAACTGGCGAACCAGTACTACGGCCGGCTGATCGCCGATCCGCAGCAGATGACCGACCTGCCTGCCGCGGTGCGCTCGTCAGTAGCCGACGCACTGTTCCCCACCTTGCTGACCGCGGCCAGCGAGATCGAATGCGACGCCGGTGAGACCCGCAAGACGCTGTGGCGCGCGCACGACAACACCAAGTTCGAATCGGTGCTGATGCGCTACCCGCGCCGCAACACCGTGTGCATCTCCTCGCAGGCCGGCTGCGGCATGGCATGTCCGTTCTGTGCGACCGGGCAGGCCGGCCTCACCCGCAATCTGTCCACCGCCGAGATTCTCGAGCAGGTGCGGGCGGCGTCCGTCGAACTGCGCGACCGAGACCACGGCAGGCTCTCCAACATCGTGTTCATGGGCATGGGGGAGCCGCTGGCCAACTACGCCCGCGTGGTGGCGGCGGTGCGGCGCATCATCGAACCGGCGCCCAACGGCTTCGGCATCTCGGCGCGATCGGTGACGGTGTCCACGGTGGGGCTGGCCCCGGCGATCCGCAAGCTCGCCGACGAGCGCCTCGGGGTGACACTCGCGCTGTCGCTGCACACCCCCGATGACGAACTGCGCGACACCCTGGTTCCGGTCAACAACCGGTGGAAGGTCTCCGAAGCCCTCGATGCTGCCCGCTACTACGCCGACGTCACCGGCCGGCGAGTCTCAGTGGAATACGCGCTGATCCGCGACGTCAACGACCAGCCGTGGCGGGCAGATCTGTTGGGCAAAAAGCTGCATAAGGCGCTGGGACCGTTGGTGCACGTCAACCTGATTCCGCTCAATCCCACGCCCGGCAGTGAGTGGGACGCCAGCCCTAAGCCGGTGGAGCGGGAGTTCGTCCGGCGAGTTCGGGCACAGGGCGTGGAGTGCACGGTCCGCGATACCCGCGGGCGTGAGATTGCCGCCGCGTGCGGCCAGCTGGCGGCCGAAAGCGACTAG